The window GGCTTTCCGGCTTTGTCTTTGGAGTCTTTCCGCTCGTCGTCCCGTCTGTCCTTCTGCCTTCCAGGAGACTGAGAGGAGGAGCGATGGCGTCTAGGGGGAGTCCTATCCGGGGAACACAGAACGCATCAGGACGGCTTATCACAACCACCGACAGATGAAATCAGTTCATTCAGTTTGGACCACTTAGGAACTATGCTGAACACTCATTGGTAGTAAACTTATATAAAACCCCTTTAGAAATGTCCAGTTATACACACTGCAGTGGTTGGCGATGTTGGATGTAGAAAGCAGAGTTTTCTAAAACCACTGAGATAAATTGGCAGATTCACATTTAAACCCTAACCAAGGTTCACGTGGTAGTAATATGACCCAGAGCTGCCGGGACTAATAATACCTGCTGAGGACATCATAACATGTTGAAAACCAGTTGATATAAAGCTGAACTGAGCGTATATAGACACACCATCCTATTTTTCAATTACCAGCACGACCTTGAAGCTCACGCAGCCCTACCCAGGGCAGAAGGAGAACGCTACCAGACCCAGCTCAGTGCTTACTGATGCTAAATCGTAGGAATCAAAATGCTAAAAACATGTAGAACATACCTGTAGTAGAACACAGCAGGGACAGAAAATCACGTAGAACTTCACACTAACAGACTCTGCACTGACCTCTCTACCAGCGTAGGATTTTAGGGCTGGGTATTGATTCTGATTCTCAACATTTAGAATCGATTGTTTTCAATCCGATGCGATCTCAAATTGGATTGctggtattaaaacattttttagctgTTACCTTAATTACATCAATGtgtagttatgcaacatattgTTACTAGTATTATATTAGCATTTAACAGTGGATTAACCAAAGCCTCTCCCTGAATGTTGAGACAGTTGCTTTCAGAAACATGCTATGTGGCAGAAAACATTTACAGCAGCCGTTTCTATTCAAAactactttaataatcccaaagGGACACTAAATTTGGACACTAACCTCCCGCGGTGGAGCGTGAGCTGGAAATGCCAGCTGACACTTAAGGTCACagtggaaaattatttttttaaatcgatcTTTAGGAATTAAGATGAAACATCAACTGTTTACATTTACTTCACAGATTTTCTCTGACTACCATCCTCAGATTTAACCTTAAAGGATCCAAACATGTTCATTTTGCAAACATCTAAAATTCTTAATACCCAGTAGACTTTTCacagtacattttgtttttcacctaCCCCTCCTATTGTAACGTGTACAGAATAGAAGACGTTCGTGTGTGTCTACACTCCCAGCATATTCAACTACAATAATCCCCCCTAAAACATGGCAAACATGTTTTAGGGGGGATTATTTTACACATCCTAGTCAAATAGAAAACAATGTGAAGTGCCCCCCCCGGGCTCACCTTGATCTCCTCCTGTGTGGGGAGCGGGATCGAGACCTGCGGCGGTCTCGGTCCCGCTCCCTGGAGCGAGAGCGTTCCCGGTCCCTGCGGCGTCGCTCGTGTTCCCGTGAGGTGGAGCGGGACCGTCTTCTCTCTGGCAGGGAGATACGAGTCACACCATTAACTGGAGCCTTTTAAAACAGCACACTGGCACCCGCGCATTGTACATTTTCCCACATATCTACCAAGTGACGGCTTGTTTGCCatgtttaaatctttttaacCAACACTGAAGAGCATTTTGTCCAGCTTGTCATCAAAGACCCAATCTGGGAACTTAGAAAGTGTAATTTAACAACAAGGCGTTTGCTGACTCCACAGTCATGGCTTCATTGGACATAAGCTTCCTAAAGCTAATAAAAGCTAGTTGGCGCGCCATTGTGTCCCATCCAGGCTGCTATCTGATTGGACCACCTTCGCCAAGCATCATGGGGTTTTTAGCTCTGTTTACAGTATTTTAGACAGCTGACAAACAACGACATTAAAATAAGAAGCAACATCCAGAGTTTCTTCTATGTCTATCCTGTCGATTCaggcttttttaaaattaattcattttGATTAGTGGCTGATTAATGCGACACCAGTTAAAATAACTCATGCAACATCTGAATATTTACACCAGTCTCTTTGCTGCTTATTGTTTTACTATGTGTTGCTGCAGACCATAATGTTGCAGCCAGAACACCGCGCTGTCTTCTCCGGCACATCCCACAGACTCACTGGTGCCCAGAGGACAATCCGCCCATGTCTGAAATCACTGCTTCCTCAAAGGACTCGTAGTTTGTGCCAAATGAAACTTTATGTGATCCTTTCAGACGTTGTCTGGATGTGattgttcttttaaaaacatataaagCCAACATAAGTGTTTTCCATCGCTCCGCTGCCTCCCATTGTTCTCCAGAGCAAACTGAAGGTTTGGCCTCGCTGATGATGGTCTTTAAAGTAGCACGGCCTTAAACTCCACATTACTTCAGCTAAATGCTGCCATTTTCACTCAACCCAGGCCTTTTTATTGCCTGGGTTCATTTGAGAAAGTTCAGCGACCTTGGACCGAAATCTGAAAATATAGAAGccgtttttttaacctaaaccGCATTGTTTTCTTGAAGGTTGACATTTACAACCATGTTTTAATAATCCTTAGTGGTTTGGTCTATAGCTGTACACTAGCTCCAGAGGTGGGAGAAATCATGTTTTATAAGGAACAGTAAGTCTCCAGTCTTTCCTCTCAGGTCTAGTTCCCAGGTGGGATATGCAGGTAGAAGGTCAAAAGTCCAAACACAAGTTATTCAACCATAACCACAAATGACTAATTTCACAATTTATAAATGCTTTCTAAAAGCTGTACTACGTCTGACATCAGAAGAATTTTTCAGGTTTATTTCTCCTTTACCGTGCTGAAGCTCTCTTTTCTCTaatattactttattattaaaaaaaaaaaaaaaaaaaacagtaagacTACTGTTACTTTGTCAtagctgtatttttatttatgaataaaacTTATGTTTCTAGAGTTACTAAGTACATTATGAAGTAATATCTGGACACATAACACCTTTAATTTGCCTTTTCCCTAACATTTTAGGGAATATGTTTTATTAGATTCCTTCCACTaataaataagattttaattttgttctaaaataaattaaaaaacaaaaacaaattgagAAACTAATGAGCAGACTGGTCCTTGATAATCATCCACAACATAAATATCCTGGTCCTCCAACTCCAACAGTAGAATTCTGCTTTTCTAATATTAcacaaattattaattaaaaactaattaaTGATATAACAGCGTAAAGGTAAACTTCCTTATCAAATGGATGTTAAAAACATCACAATGGTGCTGTGGTCTGCACATTACGCTTGTGTTTCATCTCAGATGGTTAAACGAGGGAAAATGTAATCAGGTAAATCAGGTAATGTGACAAATCCAGCTAATCAACACCTTGTTTGATTAACTCTGAAACAAGGCAGGGCCACCATAGCTGCTCTGGATTGTTCTAAACTGCCTCCACATCAGGGCTGCATGGCATTAGGAAAGGTTGCAATATGCGATAATATTAGCAAATGTTGCGAAAACGATACAGTTTGCGATAAATATAGATAGAAATTAAGATGTTAATGTCTTTCCACTTAGGGATAATAGCAAACACAGACCCCAGAGAATGAGTACTCAATCCAGCtaccaaaaaacacaaacatccatcacttcCATCTCAAAGAAGATTTTAATGAAAAGGATGCTTCCGTCCGAATTGTGATGTTTTGGAGATGAAACAACGTGGCTGTAGCTTCTCATCAGCTTTACCGTCTCAAACTTTTTATGTTGCAATAAACAAGAAACGACACCAAACATATTAGGGGCACCGATCCTGAATAATTAGCTAACACTTATTACATTGCAGGCGGTTCTTTGCGATGTGCCTATTGCTATCCAAGATATTGAGCCGACGATAAGTTAGCGATAAATTGCGCAGCCCTACTACACACGCTCTGAAAATTCATATAAAAAGGTGAAAAGTTATTTCTGCAAATATAAATACAGTTATTTAGCCCCTAGATTGCCCCCAAAACAGCTCTTTGTTGAGCTTTGGCAGAGAATAAAGTTTCAAAAttcacaaataatgttttaaagaatcCTCCTTAGTCTAAGAAGTACTGTAGCTTTTAAACAGAGGCAGAGTCAACACGGTCTAAACCGTGAGTGGTGCTTTGAAGAATGTTTTCTGTTGGGGTCGGCAGTAAAACAAGAACATCTATCACGATATACACGTGACAACCTTCCATGTCTGACATCCCCTCCTTCAGATTGTCAGTCTTTGAAAATAACATTACTACGAAATCCCCACGTTGAAGACATTTGATTTAAGGAATCTGCATCATATgtcagaatatatatatttgtaatcAAACAATAGGAAATTCAAGCTTTTTCCTCTCAAATTTTAAGCTGGGGTTTATTTTTACGCGGATCTTGTTTAAAGGAAACTAAATCTAATAATAGATGGATAGTTTGTGTGGTGATAGGAAGATGGAAGCCTTTAACAGGAGAGGATTTTTTAAGTTATGTACACAGCTCTGTATTTGTGGATTATCACAGATCAAGAGAGGCCCCTCTGTCCTTTTGGGCTGTTTTTGTGGATAGTTGTGGATTTTTACAATAAACAATCTGTTATACAGATGGTCCAGACGGTCATAAAACCTCTGATTACTGCATTTACAAATGAAAGAACCGAAAGCTGCCCTTTGAGATTCCACAAACTACCGACTCTCATCTGATCAGATGAAAGTAGGTGTTTACATTGTGGCTGAATTGGGGCTAAAGGAGCGCATGGCttctttaaaacagtttgagaTTTGAGAattcattcagttttctctatttattGAGAAAGCAAACGTCTGACAAAGTCGGTCTTCAATGTAATCTGTGTAAACGACAGGTTTTCATCTTCATGTAGCTGAGCAGAGCTTCAGCAGGACCCCCAGTCAGCTCTGAACACATCTAGAAGCTTCTATAATCCCGCGATGACTCAAAACAGCTCAACATCTCGGAGGAGATATTCTCGTAACTCGCATAAATTGTCACGGTGGCATTAAATCCATTTTCTAATCAAAGTGAGAAGGAATAAACGAGGCTTTTCAGATCATAACAGTGAACCATATGCGGTAATGTAAGCTAGCGCTACGTTAGCTAGCTGGCAGTAACAGCGTTACGCCTCCTTACCTCGTCTCGGAGGCGTTCGGCTCCTGCTCCTACCCATTCTTCAATCGACTCAAAGTAAACTTCCTTATATGAAGTAATTAAAAACAGGTTTCTATTAAAGAATAAACTAATCTCGGCATCAAGCTAACGACTGTCCTGCGTCAGGTTCTCCTTTGATTGGTTGCTGTTTACAGACTTCCTGTACCTTCCCGGAAGGAGTGCGCCCTCTATCGACCTGTATGACCGTCATGTTCAGGCTCTAGCTCCGAAAAACAGAAAACGGGGGGAAATTCGTCGACAAAAATCATCTGAGTATTGCGAAGTGCACAAGGGTGGATTTTACGGTGTTTTAAGCATTTAAGGTATATTTGAAAGATCTGTTTCAGATTCCAGTCGGTCAAGAAAGTGGAAAAGGGAGAAATGCCAGAAAGTCGCCAACATTTTTGGTGAAATGTTCTTAATAATATGTTGCACCTCGATCACATACTTTTTGTAGCCATCCACAAGCATGTAACTCATTCCTGGCAGTAGCCAATATTCCTGTGATATATCCGTTTTATTAGAAGGAGTATGTTTAATCTAAATTGTCTTATTTCACAACAAGGAACCATCTTTCGTGgttaatttacaaatgttttaacaaggttgaGATCCAGATCATAACAGCATTTTAACGTTTGCCAGCTTTACCTGGGCCATCAACATTAGTTTGATGTATGTTTAGGATCATTGTCAACCATGACCTGTCTCAAGGGTTCCTAAACTTTTCACCTTGTGACCCCCAAAATAATGCCAGACTGGAAAAATGGCGACACTCCTTTGGTGggtgggatttttttctttcttcactgtccttttcttttatttttattttatttttttagaaattatgAGAGTAACGTCATAAAGTTTCaagaataaagttgtattttcatgagaactcttacaaaaaaagtgcagttttcccctgtgttaaaatgaggaatgctGAGCATCTTGCAAAATTTTACTTTGCTATCAGTTCCACAAATAAGGCAATAGTAAATATTTTGAACACAACAACAAATCGTATTGTGACCCCCAGGTTTCTCGCAGGAGTGCCGCCAAGAATTTTGGAcccattgacaaaaaaaataaaataaaaaattatcctAAAAGCTCATATTTCtatattaattttcttttttggggcCCATGTCCGCCAGGGGCCCTTAGAATTGTCCTAACTTTGCCCCCCTatacccccactttgggaacccctgatctaTCTGGCCCACACTGTCACTCTCCAAATAAAGTGAAGTCAGAAAGGTTAGACTGAAAACATTCTATGGTCAGAcgagataaataaaaaaggagctGTCATGGACACCCAAATAGATAAGTATGTTTGGAGCAGTCAAGACAAGGCTTTCAATCTTGAAAATGCTATCCCAAACagtaaagcatggtggtggcagcatcaccaTGCGGGGCTGTTTTGATATCAGTGGAGGTAGGAGTACTGTCAAATTGTTCAGCTTCACCTGAAGACAACAGTCAGTAGCAAGAACTTGGACACAGCTGAGTCCAATGTTCTTAGACACGCattatatctg of the Fundulus heteroclitus isolate FHET01 chromosome 12, MU-UCD_Fhet_4.1, whole genome shotgun sequence genome contains:
- the snrnp27 gene encoding U4/U6.U5 small nuclear ribonucleoprotein 27 kDa protein isoform X3; amino-acid sequence: MGRSRSRTPPRRERRRSRSTSREHERRRRDRERSRSPHRRRSRTPPRRHRSSSQSPGRQKDRRDDERKDSKDKAGKPIQISAEDMEGKTEEEIEMMKLMGFASFDTTKGKKTDGSVNAYAVNVSMKRKYRQYMNRKGGFNRPLDFIA
- the snrnp27 gene encoding U4/U6.U5 small nuclear ribonucleoprotein 27 kDa protein isoform X2; its protein translation is MGRSRSRTPPRRERRRSRSTSREHERRRRDRERSRSPHRRRSRTPPRRHRSSSQSPGRQKDRRDDERKDSKDKAGKPIQISAEDMEGKTEEEIEMMKLMGFASFDTTKGKKTDGSVNAYAVNVSMKRKYRQYMNRKGGFNRPLDFIA
- the snrnp27 gene encoding U4/U6.U5 small nuclear ribonucleoprotein 27 kDa protein isoform X1 — its product is MGRSRSRTPPRRERRRSRSTSREHERRRRDRERSRSRERDRDRRRSRSRSPHRRRSRTPPRRHRSSSQSPGRQKDRRDDERKDSKDKAGKPIQISAEDMEGKTEEEIEMMKLMGFASFDTTKGKKTDGSVNAYAVNVSMKRKYRQYMNRKGGFNRPLDFIA